In the Betaproteobacteria bacterium genome, one interval contains:
- a CDS encoding zinc metalloprotease: MMLLEKYPSFRARQFQLEQDTAQRHAKAFDVKKLKPSTVRVVVNVVYQTPDQNITLGQIRSQISALNRDFGATNPDKTKTPAPWTGLVTDSRIRFKLFKVQRKQTTKASFGQDDGVKKASAGGLPPLSPEKYLNLWSCPLGGGLLGYAQFPGGPVATDGVVINYRAFGTQGTAQAPFDKGRTATHEIGHFFNLRHIWGDTEDCSGSDFVADTPNCAGPNYGKPGFPHVTCNNGPNGDMYVNYMDYTDDGSMFMFTTQQVMRMRSALEGPRKSLMT; the protein is encoded by the coding sequence ATGATGCTCCTGGAAAAGTACCCGTCCTTCCGCGCGCGGCAGTTCCAGCTCGAGCAGGACACCGCCCAACGCCACGCGAAGGCGTTCGACGTCAAGAAGCTGAAGCCGTCGACTGTCAGAGTAGTAGTCAACGTCGTCTACCAGACACCCGATCAGAACATCACCCTCGGCCAGATCAGGAGCCAGATCTCCGCTCTCAACCGGGACTTCGGCGCGACCAATCCGGATAAGACCAAGACGCCGGCTCCGTGGACAGGCCTGGTCACCGACTCGCGTATCCGCTTCAAGCTGTTCAAAGTGCAGCGCAAGCAAACGACGAAGGCGTCGTTCGGCCAGGACGACGGCGTGAAGAAGGCCTCGGCCGGCGGCCTGCCGCCGTTGAGTCCGGAGAAGTATCTCAACCTATGGTCCTGTCCTCTTGGCGGAGGATTGCTCGGCTACGCGCAGTTTCCAGGCGGACCGGTCGCCACCGACGGCGTGGTCATCAACTACCGAGCATTCGGCACCCAGGGCACCGCGCAAGCACCGTTCGACAAGGGGCGCACCGCCACGCACGAGATCGGCCACTTCTTCAACTTGCGGCACATCTGGGGCGATACCGAGGACTGCAGCGGTTCGGACTTCGTCGCTGACACGCCCAATTGCGCGGGACCCAACTACGGCAAGCCCGGCTTCCCGCATGTAACCTGCAACAACGGGCCCAACGGCGACATGTACGTGAACTACATGGACTACACCGATGACGGCTCCATGTTTATGTTCACCACACAGCAAGTCATGCGCATGCGCAGCGCGCTCGAGGGGCCTCGAAAAAGTTTGATGACCTAG